Proteins co-encoded in one Spirosoma endbachense genomic window:
- a CDS encoding metal-dependent transcriptional regulator: MQSFTEENYLKTIYYLATRQEGEVSTNALAEMTATKAASVTDMLRKLADKQLIHYKKYQGVRLTDEGERLALQIIRRHRLWEVFLVEKLGFGWDKVHEIAEELEHIRSDELVSRLDTYLGCPQFDPHGDPIPTPAGQMPQTGYRKLSDVLTGQDVRLMAVLEHSTEFLQHLDHSQLTLGCTVTVTEINTFDKSILLQIANDRTLFVSHEVAKNLLVS, translated from the coding sequence ATGCAGTCATTCACGGAAGAAAATTATTTAAAGACGATTTATTACCTCGCCACTCGTCAGGAAGGTGAAGTGAGCACGAACGCTCTGGCCGAAATGACAGCGACCAAAGCCGCTTCGGTTACGGATATGCTGCGTAAACTGGCCGACAAGCAACTCATCCATTACAAAAAATACCAGGGTGTCAGGCTAACCGATGAAGGTGAACGACTTGCACTCCAGATCATCCGACGCCATCGGCTCTGGGAAGTGTTTCTGGTCGAAAAACTGGGGTTTGGCTGGGATAAAGTGCATGAAATTGCCGAAGAGCTGGAGCATATCCGTTCTGATGAGTTGGTTAGTCGTTTAGATACGTATTTAGGCTGTCCACAGTTTGATCCGCACGGTGATCCGATTCCGACACCCGCCGGGCAGATGCCCCAGACTGGCTATCGTAAGCTTTCTGACGTATTAACCGGCCAGGATGTTCGCCTGATGGCGGTACTGGAACATTCGACGGAGTTTCTGCAACACCTCGACCACTCGCAGTTAACATTAGGGTGTACAGTGACAGTAACTGAAATTAACACGTTCGACAAGTCGATCCTATTGCAGATTGCCAATGACAGAACCCTTTTTGTGAGCCACGAAGTTGCCAAAAATTTATTAGTGAGTTAA
- a CDS encoding DUF6056 family protein produces the protein MTTSSPSARSVTTVLLLIAIAVSLPLIVLSFYNHPSPTDDYCFANTSMRYGFWESQQIYYDGWSGRFFHNFLVHGSPLTFGWYDGYKIYPVVLLGLLALSFYTFSSQWLYRSFTFSTKLALASGLFVGFVATLVSLSEYLYWYAGMACYSLSSVFLLFLLAVLIAHQRRGFGWQPGYLLLESLLIICIIGSSETSMVMVMSVLGMIALGDLVLRRRLSIPTLILLAVGVLSCYYLITAPGNAVRMGSNPNSRDIPLTLLSSLKFAVGYVARQIFLTPLLPLSLLYFPIASHLTANRPLPAYLRIHPLLALLHGLLTVLALISLHFYAVGIAPAYRLVNLINLVFWLSWGYNLTIWAALLQGRIVTWQRFSRLIVVVSLGWIVLATGFGPVLPMAYGDWLSGRAARYDQAMQERYNQMTQSTDDTALVTPLPVYPASMFMEDVKEDPKHLWNRCWADYYHKKTIVLKEEPISSTH, from the coding sequence ATGACTACTTCTTCGCCATCAGCGCGTTCTGTTACTACCGTTCTTCTCCTAATTGCGATTGCCGTTTCATTACCGCTCATCGTATTATCATTCTACAATCATCCTTCACCAACCGACGATTATTGTTTTGCCAACACATCGATGCGGTACGGATTCTGGGAATCTCAGCAGATCTATTATGATGGGTGGAGCGGTCGTTTTTTTCACAATTTTCTTGTTCATGGTAGCCCGCTGACCTTCGGATGGTACGATGGCTATAAGATTTACCCGGTCGTATTGCTCGGCTTGCTTGCCCTCAGTTTCTACACGTTTTCCAGCCAGTGGTTGTATCGTTCCTTTACGTTCAGCACCAAACTAGCTTTGGCCAGCGGGCTCTTTGTGGGCTTTGTTGCAACCCTGGTCAGTTTGTCGGAATACTTATACTGGTATGCCGGTATGGCTTGTTACAGCTTGTCCAGCGTCTTTCTGCTGTTCTTATTGGCCGTTTTAATCGCCCATCAGCGACGTGGTTTTGGCTGGCAACCGGGCTATCTGCTCCTCGAAAGTTTACTGATCATCTGTATTATCGGATCGAGTGAAACGAGCATGGTGATGGTGATGTCTGTCCTGGGTATGATTGCTCTGGGTGATTTAGTCCTGCGCCGTCGGTTGTCGATCCCGACCCTGATCCTATTGGCGGTGGGTGTTTTAAGCTGTTATTACCTGATCACTGCACCGGGAAATGCCGTTCGTATGGGTTCGAACCCCAACAGCCGGGATATTCCACTGACACTCTTATCGTCGCTCAAGTTTGCGGTCGGGTACGTAGCCCGCCAGATTTTTCTAACGCCTTTATTACCGCTGTCGCTGTTGTATTTTCCGATTGCCAGCCATCTGACAGCGAATCGGCCCTTACCGGCTTATCTCCGGATTCACCCGCTATTGGCCTTATTGCATGGTTTATTAACCGTATTGGCGCTAATCTCACTTCATTTCTATGCAGTCGGTATTGCTCCCGCTTATCGGCTGGTGAATCTGATCAACCTGGTTTTCTGGCTTAGCTGGGGCTACAACCTAACAATTTGGGCGGCCCTTCTTCAGGGCCGGATTGTTACATGGCAGCGCTTTTCGCGTCTTATTGTGGTAGTTTCGCTCGGCTGGATAGTCCTGGCAACTGGATTCGGGCCGGTATTACCGATGGCTTATGGAGACTGGCTGAGTGGTCGCGCTGCCCGTTACGATCAGGCAATGCAGGAGCGATACAACCAAATGACTCAATCGACCGACGACACCGCTTTGGTTACGCCCTTACCGGTTTATCCAGCATCTATGTTTATGGAAGATGTCAAAGAAGACCCTAAACACCTCTGGAATCGCTGCTGGGCCGATTATTACCACAAAAAAACGATTGTGCTCAAAGAAGAACCTATTTCATCCACACATTAA
- a CDS encoding DMT family transporter, protein MSQKPALSDYFQLHFIVVIWGFTAILGKLLEPLDSSAVVLFRTLLAVIGLGVVLAVRGLNLHVSPTDRWRLLATGGIIGLHWVLFFAAARLANVSVCLAGMATSSLWASLLEPLILRRRVQLIEVILGAVVMAGLYLIFQFEFDKVAGLIVAMLSAMLSSLFTIINSRFTQRYDALVISFYEMAGALVAAFALWLIVRNTDTMAVDRVIQYIPETPLQWLWLLVLSLVCTVYAYTVGVSLLRKFSPYMAVLTVNLEPVYGILLAVLIFGNSERMTAGFYLGTLVILAAVVAYPLWNNRPRKVKPQLPTPL, encoded by the coding sequence ATGTCGCAAAAGCCTGCTCTTTCTGATTATTTTCAGCTCCACTTCATTGTTGTCATCTGGGGGTTTACGGCCATTCTGGGTAAACTCCTGGAGCCGCTCGATTCGTCGGCAGTAGTCCTGTTTCGAACCCTCCTGGCAGTAATCGGACTTGGTGTGGTGCTGGCCGTTCGAGGGCTGAATCTACACGTGTCGCCCACCGACCGATGGCGGCTTCTGGCCACTGGCGGCATTATTGGTCTGCACTGGGTCTTATTTTTTGCCGCTGCCCGACTGGCTAACGTATCGGTTTGTCTGGCGGGCATGGCAACCAGTTCGCTCTGGGCCAGTTTGCTCGAACCCTTGATCCTGCGTCGACGGGTGCAGCTGATCGAGGTTATTCTGGGAGCAGTCGTCATGGCGGGTCTGTATCTGATTTTTCAGTTTGAATTCGACAAGGTGGCTGGCCTGATCGTTGCCATGCTTTCAGCCATGCTTTCTTCGCTGTTTACGATCATCAACAGTCGATTTACGCAACGGTATGACGCGCTGGTCATTTCGTTTTACGAAATGGCCGGAGCACTGGTTGCTGCCTTCGCATTATGGCTGATTGTGAGAAATACCGATACCATGGCCGTTGATCGGGTTATTCAATACATACCCGAAACACCCCTGCAATGGCTTTGGTTACTGGTGCTTTCATTGGTCTGCACAGTCTATGCGTACACGGTTGGCGTGAGCCTCTTACGAAAATTTTCGCCCTACATGGCCGTATTAACCGTAAATTTGGAGCCAGTGTATGGAATTTTACTTGCTGTGTTAATTTTTGGAAACTCCGAACGGATGACAGCTGGCTTCTATCTGGGTACGCTGGTCATTCTGGCCGCTGTGGTCGCTTACCCTCTCTGGAACAATAGACCCAGGAAAGTTAAACCACAACTACCTACACCGCTTTAA
- a CDS encoding LptF/LptG family permease, whose protein sequence is MKLLDWYILKRFLQTYLFVVMIIVLIVVMIDYTEKVDNFHKTKAPGSEILLNYYLNFIPYWANYISPLMVFIATVFLTSRLAARTEIIAILSSGVSFIRLLFPYVLGASVLALLTYFMVNYVIPKANKTRIAFEIKYINDAFTYSHRNVHIKIAPNTYAYLESYNNLSNTGYKFTLERVDGNELKQKLTADHIEWDAKKKKWGVYDYKIRTINGLQETLTPGTRLDTTLNLKPDDFSSDFNLYETLTRPQLNSQIDLLTSRGSDGVETYLLEKYSRDTRPFAIIILTVIGVIMSARKSRRGVGWQVALGFFLAFTYLLFFMLAKGIAESGNLNPIVAVWLPNAIFTLIGVFLYNTIPR, encoded by the coding sequence ATGAAACTATTAGACTGGTACATTTTAAAACGTTTCCTGCAAACCTATCTCTTCGTGGTCATGATCATCGTACTGATCGTTGTCATGATCGATTACACCGAAAAAGTGGATAATTTCCACAAAACCAAGGCACCCGGCAGCGAAATACTCCTGAATTATTATCTCAATTTTATTCCGTACTGGGCCAATTACATCAGCCCGCTAATGGTTTTTATTGCCACCGTATTTTTGACCTCACGACTGGCTGCCCGAACTGAAATCATCGCCATTCTGAGTAGTGGAGTTAGCTTTATCCGCTTGCTCTTTCCGTACGTTCTCGGCGCATCGGTGCTGGCCTTACTGACCTACTTTATGGTCAATTATGTGATTCCCAAGGCAAATAAAACGCGCATCGCCTTCGAAATAAAATACATCAACGATGCCTTTACGTACTCCCACCGGAACGTACACATCAAGATTGCGCCCAATACCTATGCGTACCTGGAAAGCTACAACAACCTGAGTAACACAGGTTATAAGTTTACGCTCGAGCGGGTTGACGGAAATGAGCTAAAGCAAAAACTTACGGCCGACCACATCGAATGGGACGCCAAGAAAAAGAAATGGGGTGTCTATGATTACAAGATCCGGACAATCAATGGCTTACAGGAAACACTCACGCCCGGAACCCGACTCGACACAACCCTCAATCTGAAACCCGACGATTTCAGTTCGGATTTCAATCTGTACGAAACGCTTACCCGACCGCAGTTGAATAGTCAGATCGACCTGCTGACAAGCCGGGGTTCTGATGGTGTAGAAACGTATCTGCTCGAAAAATACAGCCGGGACACCCGTCCTTTTGCGATTATCATTCTGACGGTTATCGGCGTTATCATGTCGGCTCGTAAAAGCCGCCGGGGAGTTGGCTGGCAGGTGGCCTTGGGGTTCTTTCTGGCTTTCACCTATCTGCTCTTTTTCATGCTGGCCAAAGGCATTGCCGAGTCCGGTAACCTGAACCCAATTGTGGCAGTCTGGCTGCCAAATGCTATTTTTACGCTCATCGGTGTATTTCTGTACAATACAATACCGAGGTAA